One segment of Rhodopirellula baltica SH 1 DNA contains the following:
- a CDS encoding DUF1559 domain-containing protein, translating to MIFIRRFAVMWDTPQSASRSFTTRTPCPSNWAIRCRTLKQFGLGRRRSIVVVMAMIVLLTISGGHNAIAQDQLIPLGGAKDLLAPSEAPSDIGGRYVHDDSIGFVSLSPSHWWDNDMFRLYPTEILRVQAKETIGIDPDDIRDVQATFGLSFETGQPLFSAVVQLAGKVDGKVLKEALDLDPRPIKVGEHTAVRVNGSVPMVLSRLESNAKFGDGEEGEIWYIGSPDWLIETAAAQAKVDESERGPLPIRLASLPKRDGISAVVEMKTIRPIVSGFAMNAATQLPHRLQPLGQIPGLTDAVLLHVDLKGEAVSLDLTLVGIDESAAEQIEGIMKDSLIEAQTLAMTSIQQNLEQSDMSPAMREAVQSYAARISAMVLQSVQPLRIERDVTIQTESELSVASTGVLVGLLLPAVQAGRQAARRMQSSNNVKQIMLAIHNHHAAYNQLPLSAIGDDEGNPLLSWRVKLLPFLDEMELYQQFHLDEPWDSEHNLQVAQQIPAVYESIGLQVQPGHTIYQAVVGEDIGMRPMQETKFRDFLDGLSNSILVLEADADEAVFWTQPTDITIDLNNPLNGLGHARTGGFHVGMGDGAVKFITENIDPQLFRKLLTRAGKEPVDIP from the coding sequence ATGATTTTCATCCGGAGATTCGCTGTGATGTGGGACACTCCTCAATCTGCCAGTCGTTCGTTCACCACTCGAACGCCTTGTCCATCGAATTGGGCAATCCGCTGCCGAACGCTCAAACAGTTTGGTTTGGGCCGTCGACGCTCGATTGTGGTCGTAATGGCAATGATTGTGTTGCTGACAATCAGTGGCGGACACAACGCCATTGCACAGGATCAACTGATTCCGTTAGGCGGAGCGAAGGATTTGTTGGCACCATCGGAGGCGCCAAGTGACATTGGGGGGCGATACGTTCACGATGACTCGATTGGGTTCGTGTCTTTGTCGCCATCGCATTGGTGGGACAACGATATGTTCCGGTTGTATCCCACCGAAATTCTTCGTGTGCAGGCAAAAGAAACCATTGGAATCGATCCGGACGACATACGAGACGTTCAGGCCACGTTTGGATTGTCGTTCGAAACCGGTCAACCATTGTTCTCCGCCGTTGTCCAGCTCGCAGGAAAGGTCGACGGAAAAGTATTGAAGGAGGCGTTGGATTTGGATCCGCGTCCGATCAAGGTCGGTGAACACACGGCTGTGCGAGTGAATGGCTCCGTTCCGATGGTGCTGAGCCGACTGGAATCGAACGCGAAATTTGGCGATGGTGAAGAAGGCGAGATTTGGTACATCGGGTCGCCGGATTGGCTGATCGAAACCGCTGCTGCTCAGGCCAAGGTTGATGAGTCAGAGCGTGGTCCTTTGCCGATTCGATTGGCATCGCTGCCGAAACGCGACGGGATCTCGGCGGTGGTGGAAATGAAAACGATTCGTCCAATCGTCAGCGGCTTTGCAATGAATGCCGCGACTCAACTGCCGCACCGTCTGCAACCCCTCGGGCAAATCCCCGGACTGACCGACGCGGTTCTTTTGCATGTGGATCTGAAGGGAGAAGCAGTCTCATTGGACTTGACTCTCGTGGGTATCGACGAGTCCGCTGCTGAACAGATCGAAGGAATTATGAAAGATTCGTTGATCGAAGCTCAAACTTTGGCGATGACTTCGATCCAACAAAATCTTGAGCAATCGGACATGTCGCCCGCGATGCGGGAGGCGGTGCAGTCTTATGCCGCTCGGATCTCCGCGATGGTGTTGCAGTCTGTTCAGCCATTGCGGATCGAACGCGATGTCACCATTCAAACGGAATCAGAATTGAGTGTCGCCTCGACAGGAGTCCTGGTCGGGCTTTTGTTGCCGGCTGTTCAAGCGGGCCGCCAAGCCGCTCGCCGGATGCAGTCGTCCAACAACGTCAAGCAAATCATGTTGGCGATTCACAACCATCATGCCGCATACAATCAGCTGCCACTCTCGGCGATCGGCGATGATGAGGGCAACCCTTTGCTGAGCTGGCGGGTGAAGTTGCTGCCGTTTCTCGACGAGATGGAGCTCTATCAGCAGTTTCATTTGGACGAACCGTGGGACAGCGAACACAATCTCCAGGTCGCCCAGCAAATTCCCGCCGTCTACGAATCAATCGGGCTGCAAGTGCAGCCTGGCCACACGATCTACCAGGCCGTGGTCGGTGAAGACATTGGCATGAGACCAATGCAGGAGACAAAATTTCGCGACTTTTTGGATGGGTTATCCAACTCGATTCTCGTCTTGGAAGCAGATGCAGACGAAGCGGTCTTTTGGACGCAACCAACAGACATCACCATCGATCTGAACAACCCGTTGAACGGATTGGGGCA
- a CDS encoding AAA family ATPase: MSQSVVSNNSSASTVTEPSLSDDDVQAVDRLGRLTQQLRDELARVIVGQRETVDLLLVCLFARRHALLMGVPGLAKTLLVSKLAETMSLKFNRIQFTPDLMPMDITGTDILQDNGDGRREFQFAHGPVFANIVLADEINRAPPKTQAAMLEAMQEQRITVVGKGFDLPPPFMVLATQNPVEQEGTYPLPEAQLDRFMALIELDYPSEEEEIAIARTTTGGRLPELQHLMTAENIIANQDLVRRIPVPDHIYTEAAQLVRKTRPAGGTAPSWLLPLVSWGAGPRAVQDLILGAKSRAALEGSYMVRTEDVRAVAQPVLTHRLITTFAAQAEGMTARDIVARLLEEEG, from the coding sequence ATGTCGCAATCGGTGGTGTCCAACAACTCATCCGCTTCCACGGTGACCGAACCATCGCTGAGCGATGACGACGTCCAAGCAGTCGACCGACTCGGACGATTGACGCAGCAACTTCGAGACGAACTGGCTCGCGTGATCGTTGGCCAACGCGAAACGGTGGACCTGTTGTTGGTCTGCCTGTTCGCTCGACGGCACGCTTTGTTGATGGGAGTTCCTGGACTAGCCAAGACTCTGCTGGTCAGCAAGCTCGCCGAAACGATGTCTTTGAAATTCAATCGCATTCAGTTCACTCCGGACTTGATGCCCATGGACATCACGGGCACCGACATCCTGCAAGACAACGGCGACGGACGTCGTGAATTCCAGTTCGCTCATGGGCCAGTGTTTGCGAACATCGTGTTGGCCGATGAAATCAACCGGGCACCACCCAAGACCCAAGCCGCGATGCTGGAAGCAATGCAGGAACAACGCATCACCGTTGTTGGCAAAGGCTTTGACCTGCCCCCACCGTTCATGGTTTTGGCAACACAAAACCCAGTCGAACAAGAAGGTACGTACCCGTTGCCGGAAGCTCAACTGGATCGCTTCATGGCGTTGATCGAACTGGACTACCCATCCGAAGAAGAAGAAATCGCGATCGCTCGCACGACGACGGGTGGACGCTTGCCAGAGCTTCAACACTTGATGACGGCCGAGAACATCATCGCCAATCAGGACTTGGTGCGGCGGATCCCGGTGCCCGATCACATCTACACGGAAGCCGCCCAACTGGTCCGCAAAACTCGCCCGGCCGGCGGAACCGCTCCCTCATGGTTGCTGCCGTTGGTGTCCTGGGGTGCTGGTCCGCGAGCGGTCCAGGATTTGATCTTGGGTGCCAAGTCACGAGCCGCACTGGAAGGTTCCTACATGGTTCGCACCGAGGACGTTCGTGCGGTGGCTCAGCCCGTTCTGACACACCGACTGATCACCACCTTCGCCGCCCAAGCCGAAGGCATGACCGCCCGAGACATCGTCGCAAGATTGCTGGAGGAGGAAGGCTAG
- a CDS encoding endonuclease domain-containing protein — MPIRQPPQLTQNTRELRTNQTKPESLVWTLLRNRRLNGHKFRRQFPIPPFIADFACVEKRLIVELDGDYHEQQEQQDMSRTARLNRDGWIVLRFCNADVLENTEAVGVAILRAMGEEWRGGE; from the coding sequence ATGCCAATCCGCCAACCACCTCAACTCACCCAAAACACACGCGAACTCCGAACCAACCAAACCAAGCCCGAATCACTCGTCTGGACACTCCTCCGCAACCGCCGACTCAACGGACACAAGTTTCGACGCCAGTTCCCCATTCCACCTTTCATTGCCGACTTTGCCTGTGTCGAGAAACGTTTGATCGTTGAACTCGATGGCGACTACCACGAACAGCAAGAGCAACAAGACATGAGCCGAACTGCTCGATTGAACCGCGACGGATGGATCGTTTTGCGGTTTTGCAACGCGGATGTCTTGGAGAACACCGAGGCGGTTGGTGTGGCGATATTGCGGGCGATGGGAGAGGAATGGCGAGGTGGTGAATGA